A window of Phycisphaerales bacterium contains these coding sequences:
- the speB gene encoding agmatinase, translated as MAEPPKTRLPNARQFPRFAGISTFCRFPQIDTLESPPDWALYGIPFDGGVTYRPGARFGPRAIREQSAYIKPYHLEHDLNLADRLSVCDAGDAPVRPYSTRETQQAACDFALALGDGGTKLLAVGGDHSIALANLRATQQRHGGGRPLALLHFDSHLDTVDVAWGEKYTHASPFIRAIEENLIDPKRMLSVGIKGPLNTATDLDYGRAQGIELVTYADWKHRNGAERIDAFLDRLRKSGEPAYLTFDIDSVDPAYAPGTGTPSIGGFTSAEALDLLRACRGVNLVGADVVEVLPAMDPAGITALLAAHVIFEILCIAA; from the coding sequence ATGGCCGAACCGCCCAAAACCCGCCTGCCCAATGCCCGCCAATTTCCCCGTTTCGCGGGTATCTCCACTTTTTGCCGCTTTCCCCAGATCGACACGCTCGAATCACCGCCTGACTGGGCGCTGTACGGCATTCCGTTCGACGGCGGCGTGACCTACCGGCCCGGGGCCCGCTTCGGTCCGCGGGCCATCCGCGAACAGTCCGCCTACATCAAGCCGTATCACCTCGAGCACGATCTGAATCTCGCCGACCGGCTCAGCGTGTGTGATGCCGGTGACGCACCGGTGCGGCCGTATTCGACGCGCGAGACCCAACAGGCCGCGTGCGACTTCGCCCTCGCACTGGGTGACGGTGGGACGAAGCTGCTGGCCGTAGGCGGTGACCATTCGATCGCTTTGGCCAATCTGCGCGCCACGCAGCAGCGTCACGGCGGCGGGCGTCCGCTGGCGCTGTTGCATTTCGACTCCCACCTCGACACCGTCGATGTCGCGTGGGGCGAAAAGTACACGCACGCGTCGCCGTTCATCCGAGCCATCGAAGAGAATCTCATCGACCCGAAGCGCATGCTTTCGGTGGGCATCAAGGGACCGCTCAATACCGCAACCGATCTCGACTATGGCCGCGCCCAGGGCATCGAACTCGTTACGTACGCCGATTGGAAGCACCGCAACGGCGCCGAGCGCATCGACGCCTTCCTGGACCGGCTGCGCAAGAGCGGCGAGCCGGCGTATCTCACCTTTGACATCGACTCGGTCGATCCCGCCTATGCGCCGGGCACCGGGACGCCTTCAATCGGCGGGTTCACCTCGGCCGAAGCGCTCGATCTGCTTCGCGCCTGCCGCGGCGTAAATCTCGTCGGCGCCGATGTGGTCGAAGTGCTGCCGGCGATGGACCCGGCCGGCATCACCGCACTGCTCGCAGCGCATGTCATCTTCGAGATCCTGTGCATCGCGGCGTAA
- a CDS encoding leucine--tRNA ligase yields MTTDTPSRAAGESTGHRYDAAAAGAIETKWQQRWEQRRSFVTPNPGEAGFEKFAGRPKQYILDMFPYPSGVGLHVGHPLGYIATDIYARFLRAKGHHVLHAMGYDAFGLPAEQFAVEHGVHPRLTTERNIATMRAQLKRLGLAHDPMRSVSTTDVSFYRWTQWIFLQIYNSWYDAEATNPAGTRGRARPIDELIAEFESGRRAVPVGEGGSWQTLSESARRSIIDAHRLAYLAQVPVNWCPALGTVLANEEVTADGRSERGNHPVYKRPMKQWMMRITAYAERLLEDLEPLAWPESTKLMQRNWIGRSEGAFIDFDASRHQGIEASSSGAAHTIRVFSTRPDTLFGATYMVLAPEHPLVDALTADAWPAETREAWKGAPPAAAPRDAVNAYRRFAQSKSELQRQAEAKEKTGVFIGSHAINPATGKPIPIFIADYVLMGYGTGAIMAVPAQDERDWEFAKAFDLPIVRTVRPPEGFGDDAFTGDGPAMNSAFLDGLHVGEAKQKMIAWLEESGHGEGTTNYKLRDWLFSRQRYWGEPFPIVYDRDGQPIALPESALPVELPPLDDFTPAASDDPNAPPQPPLGRAGTWIDVEIDGKQYRRELNTMPQWAGSCWYYLRYLDPNDDRHFVDPDIERYWMLSPRGGGVCGATHFNPAIHHIGGVDLYVGGVEHAVLHLLYARFWHKVLFDLGHVSTPEPFGRLFNQGYIQAYAYTDERGVYVPAETVEERDGKYFYNGKEVNRSYGKMGKSLKNALTPDDIFAEYGCDTLRLYEMYMGPLEQSKPWNTRDIIGSHRFLQRVWRNFIDADSGALKVTEAPPVDDIRRALHKTIAKVDEDMRHLRFNTAIAALIEFNNALVPLDVLPREVAEALIKMLAPFVPHLASELWERMGRESDVMYEPFPVADAKWMVDEEIEIPVQIMGKLRATVLVPTGADEAAARAAALANERIAELLAGKTIRKVIYVPDRLLNFVAN; encoded by the coding sequence ATGACCACCGACACTCCATCTCGAGCCGCCGGCGAATCAACCGGCCATCGCTACGACGCCGCCGCCGCCGGCGCCATCGAAACCAAGTGGCAGCAGCGCTGGGAGCAGCGGCGGTCGTTCGTCACGCCCAATCCCGGCGAGGCCGGGTTTGAGAAGTTCGCCGGCAGGCCCAAGCAGTACATTCTCGATATGTTTCCCTATCCCAGCGGCGTCGGGCTGCACGTGGGTCACCCGCTGGGCTACATCGCCACCGACATCTACGCCCGCTTCCTGCGCGCCAAGGGCCACCACGTCCTGCACGCCATGGGCTACGACGCCTTCGGCCTGCCCGCCGAGCAGTTCGCCGTCGAGCATGGCGTGCATCCGCGCCTCACGACCGAGCGCAACATCGCGACGATGCGCGCGCAGCTCAAGCGCCTCGGCCTGGCTCATGATCCCATGCGTTCCGTCTCCACGACCGATGTGTCGTTTTACCGCTGGACCCAGTGGATTTTTCTGCAGATCTACAACTCGTGGTACGACGCGGAGGCGACCAATCCGGCCGGAACCCGCGGCCGCGCGCGGCCGATTGATGAACTCATCGCCGAGTTCGAATCCGGCCGGCGCGCCGTTCCAGTGGGCGAGGGCGGCTCGTGGCAGACGCTGAGCGAAAGCGCCCGGCGGAGCATTATCGACGCACACCGCCTGGCCTATCTCGCCCAAGTGCCCGTGAACTGGTGCCCGGCGCTGGGCACGGTGCTCGCCAACGAAGAGGTGACGGCCGACGGTCGAAGCGAGCGCGGCAACCACCCGGTCTACAAGCGGCCGATGAAGCAGTGGATGATGCGCATCACCGCCTACGCCGAGCGCCTCCTCGAAGACCTCGAGCCGCTCGCCTGGCCCGAATCGACGAAGCTGATGCAGCGCAACTGGATCGGCCGCAGCGAAGGCGCGTTTATTGACTTTGACGCATCAAGGCATCAAGGCATCGAGGCATCGAGCAGCGGCGCTGCGCACACGATCCGCGTCTTCAGCACGCGGCCGGACACGCTTTTCGGCGCGACCTACATGGTGCTGGCGCCGGAGCATCCGCTGGTCGATGCGTTGACGGCGGATGCGTGGCCGGCGGAGACGCGCGAGGCGTGGAAAGGCGCGCCGCCCGCGGCTGCGCCGCGCGACGCCGTCAACGCGTATCGCCGGTTTGCCCAGAGCAAGTCGGAGTTGCAGCGCCAGGCGGAGGCGAAGGAGAAGACCGGCGTCTTCATCGGCTCGCATGCCATCAATCCCGCCACAGGCAAGCCGATTCCCATCTTCATCGCCGACTACGTGCTCATGGGCTACGGCACCGGCGCCATTATGGCCGTGCCGGCGCAGGATGAACGCGACTGGGAATTTGCCAAGGCATTCGATCTGCCCATCGTCCGCACCGTGCGCCCGCCCGAGGGATTCGGCGACGACGCATTCACGGGCGACGGCCCGGCGATGAACAGCGCCTTTCTCGACGGTCTGCACGTTGGCGAAGCGAAGCAGAAGATGATCGCGTGGCTCGAAGAGAGCGGCCATGGCGAGGGCACGACGAATTACAAGCTCCGCGACTGGCTCTTCTCGCGTCAGCGCTACTGGGGCGAGCCGTTCCCGATCGTCTACGACCGCGATGGTCAACCCATCGCGCTGCCCGAGAGTGCTCTGCCCGTCGAACTGCCGCCGCTGGATGACTTCACCCCGGCCGCGAGCGATGATCCCAACGCCCCGCCGCAGCCGCCGCTGGGCCGCGCCGGGACATGGATCGACGTCGAGATTGATGGCAAGCAGTACCGGCGCGAACTCAACACCATGCCGCAGTGGGCCGGGTCGTGCTGGTATTACCTGCGTTACCTCGATCCGAATGACGATCGGCACTTCGTTGATCCGGACATCGAGCGCTACTGGATGCTCAGCCCGCGCGGCGGCGGGGTGTGCGGCGCGACGCACTTCAATCCCGCGATTCATCACATCGGCGGCGTCGATCTCTACGTGGGCGGCGTCGAGCACGCCGTGCTCCACCTGCTCTACGCGCGGTTCTGGCACAAGGTGCTTTTCGATCTCGGCCATGTGAGCACGCCCGAGCCCTTCGGCCGCCTGTTCAATCAGGGTTACATTCAGGCGTACGCCTACACCGACGAGCGCGGCGTCTACGTGCCGGCCGAAACGGTGGAAGAGCGCGATGGGAAGTACTTCTACAACGGCAAGGAAGTGAATCGCTCGTACGGCAAGATGGGAAAGAGCCTCAAGAACGCGCTCACGCCCGATGACATCTTCGCCGAGTATGGCTGCGACACGCTGCGGCTCTACGAGATGTACATGGGCCCGCTCGAACAGAGCAAGCCGTGGAACACGCGCGACATCATCGGCTCGCACCGCTTCCTGCAGCGCGTGTGGCGGAACTTTATCGACGCCGATTCGGGCGCACTCAAGGTGACCGAAGCGCCGCCGGTCGACGACATCCGCCGCGCACTGCACAAGACCATCGCCAAGGTGGATGAAGACATGCGCCACCTGCGGTTCAACACCGCCATCGCCGCGCTCATTGAGTTTAACAACGCGCTCGTGCCGCTGGACGTACTGCCGCGCGAAGTCGCCGAGGCGCTGATCAAGATGCTCGCGCCATTCGTGCCGCACCTCGCATCGGAGCTGTGGGAGCGGATGGGCCGCGAGAGCGATGTGATGTACGAGCCGTTCCCTGTCGCTGACGCGAAGTGGATGGTCGACGAGGAAATCGAGATCCCCGTGCAGATCATGGGCAAACTGCGTGCGACGGTTCTGGTGCCGACGGGTGCGGATGAGGCGGCCGCCAGGGCCGCGGCGCTGGCCAACGAGCGCATCGCGGAACTGCTGGCGGGCAAGACGATCCGCAAGGTCATCTACGTGCCTGATCGCCTGCTCAATTTCGTTGCGAACTGA
- a CDS encoding bifunctional folylpolyglutamate synthase/dihydrofolate synthase, with protein MHGPTLETYSGAMRWLFDHVDLERTHRIAKPDEAFRLDRTRAILKQLGDPQDHLRTVHIAGTKGKGSTVAMLAAALGGCGWTVGQYTSPHLIDVRERIRVDRRDISESQLRQALAEVARAAEAANVEQLHFFEILTAAGLYHFAQQAVDLAIMEVGLGGRLDATNVITPEVCAVTQISYDHTEILGDTLDLIAREKAGIFKAGVPAVSTPQDPEAEAALREVAGSVGAPIRFLEKDIEFTSRFETAAKAGPGCRICLETPRTVFDHVPVPLKGEHQALNCGLALAVIDCLRERGDALAEEAIVEGLAHTTLAGRFEQVCNHPRIIIDGAHNPLSIAALLRTLPAHVRYDSLVVVFGCGRDKDADSMLKAVAMGADKIIFTRTRLNPKARDPEFLAQRFAELSGKMSQTAASLSEALDLAKRAVNREDLICITGSFYLAGEARKMFVSPPDGA; from the coding sequence GTGCACGGGCCAACTCTCGAAACATATTCCGGCGCGATGCGCTGGCTTTTTGACCATGTCGATCTGGAACGCACCCACCGCATCGCCAAGCCGGACGAGGCGTTTCGCCTCGACCGCACGCGAGCGATTCTCAAACAGCTCGGCGACCCGCAGGATCACCTGCGCACCGTGCACATCGCCGGCACCAAGGGCAAGGGCTCGACGGTGGCCATGCTCGCCGCGGCCCTTGGAGGCTGCGGCTGGACGGTCGGCCAGTACACCTCGCCTCACCTCATCGACGTGCGCGAACGGATTCGCGTGGACCGGCGCGACATCTCCGAGAGCCAGTTGCGCCAGGCGCTGGCAGAGGTGGCCCGGGCGGCCGAGGCGGCCAACGTCGAGCAGCTTCACTTCTTCGAGATTCTCACCGCAGCCGGGCTCTACCACTTCGCCCAGCAGGCGGTCGATCTGGCGATCATGGAAGTCGGCCTCGGCGGACGGCTGGACGCGACCAACGTCATTACACCCGAGGTCTGCGCCGTCACGCAGATCAGTTACGACCACACCGAGATCCTCGGCGACACGCTCGATCTGATCGCGCGCGAGAAGGCCGGCATTTTCAAGGCCGGAGTGCCGGCGGTCAGTACGCCTCAGGATCCCGAAGCCGAGGCCGCCCTGCGCGAAGTGGCGGGGAGCGTTGGCGCGCCGATTCGATTTCTTGAGAAGGACATCGAGTTTACCAGCCGCTTTGAGACCGCCGCGAAAGCCGGGCCGGGATGCCGCATCTGCCTCGAAACGCCGCGCACCGTCTTCGACCACGTTCCCGTGCCGCTCAAAGGAGAGCACCAGGCGCTGAACTGCGGCCTGGCGCTGGCGGTGATCGACTGCCTGCGCGAGCGCGGCGACGCCCTGGCCGAGGAAGCGATCGTGGAGGGACTGGCGCACACCACGCTCGCCGGCCGTTTTGAGCAGGTCTGCAACCATCCGCGCATCATCATCGACGGGGCGCACAACCCGCTGTCGATCGCCGCCCTGTTGCGCACCCTTCCGGCCCACGTTCGCTACGACTCGCTCGTCGTGGTCTTCGGCTGCGGGCGCGACAAGGACGCGGACAGCATGCTCAAGGCCGTCGCGATGGGCGCCGACAAGATCATCTTCACGCGGACCCGGCTCAATCCGAAGGCACGCGATCCGGAATTCCTGGCCCAGCGATTCGCCGAACTCTCGGGCAAGATGTCGCAGACGGCCGCATCGCTTTCCGAGGCGCTCGACCTGGCCAAGCGGGCGGTGAATCGCGAAGATCTCATCTGCATCACCGGCTCGTTCTACCTCGCCGGCGAGGCGCGCAAGATGTTCGTTTCGCCTCCGGACGGCGCGTGA
- a CDS encoding TIGR00730 family Rossman fold protein, protein MTVEEIRHHSSFGYEAWRVLRIVGEFVEGFETLASIGPAVSIFGSARTPPSDPWYQEAEKCGRLLAQAGTAVITGGGPGIMEAANKGACDAGGISVGLNITLPMEQDPNRYQTHELTFNYFFCRKVMFVKYAKGFIIFPGGYGTFDEFFEALTLIQTFKIEPFPIVCVGREFWSDLVEWMRNTLGEKFQTISPEDIDLFKVTDTAEEAVEIVQAHIAGEAVTSAGLPQFPGSAGEKSAEGTRVGVDKHHNRRPRRNGKKPPAD, encoded by the coding sequence ATGACCGTTGAAGAGATCAGGCACCACAGCAGTTTCGGCTACGAGGCGTGGCGCGTGCTGCGCATCGTCGGGGAATTCGTCGAGGGCTTCGAGACCCTGGCCAGCATCGGCCCGGCTGTGTCGATCTTCGGCTCGGCCCGGACCCCGCCGAGCGACCCGTGGTACCAGGAAGCGGAAAAGTGTGGGCGACTCCTGGCCCAAGCCGGCACGGCGGTCATCACCGGCGGCGGGCCGGGCATCATGGAAGCCGCCAACAAGGGCGCCTGCGACGCCGGCGGCATCAGCGTCGGGCTCAACATCACCCTGCCCATGGAGCAGGACCCGAACCGCTACCAGACGCACGAACTCACGTTCAACTACTTCTTCTGCCGCAAGGTCATGTTCGTCAAGTACGCCAAGGGCTTCATCATCTTTCCGGGCGGCTACGGCACGTTCGACGAATTCTTCGAGGCCCTCACGCTCATTCAGACGTTCAAGATCGAGCCGTTTCCGATCGTCTGCGTGGGCCGCGAATTCTGGAGCGATCTCGTCGAGTGGATGCGCAACACACTGGGCGAGAAGTTCCAGACCATCAGCCCGGAAGACATCGATCTGTTCAAGGTGACCGACACGGCCGAGGAAGCCGTCGAGATCGTCCAGGCGCACATCGCCGGCGAAGCGGTCACCTCGGCGGGGCTGCCCCAGTTCCCCGGCTCGGCGGGCGAAAAGTCCGCCGAAGGCACGCGTGTGGGCGTGGACAAGCACCACAATCGGCGGCCGAGGCGCAACGGCAAGAAGCCGCCCGCCGACTGA